The genomic stretch GGCAGAGGCGACCGATGACCGGGTGCACCAGCGGCAGCGGGCGGCGCTCTTCCCGCCGCTGTTCGATATTTTCGCGGCGGCGCGGCAGGCCGGGGCGTATGCGGCGTGGCTGAGCGGCGCCGGGAGTTCCGTGGCGGCGATTTGCCCGGAGGAGCCCGCGCGGGCGGTGGCGAACGCGATGCTGGCGGCTTCGAAGGCGGCCGGGTACGACGGCCGCGCGCTGGTGACGCGGATTGCGAAGGAGGGGGCGACGGTCTCGCGGGTGGAGCTGGTGGACGCGTGATGCGGGTCCGTTTTGCCGGGCCGGGCGACCTCGACGTCATCATCGAGCTGATCCGGGCGCTGGCCGAGTACGAGCGCGAGCCGGATGCGGTCCGGCTGGAACGGGACCGGCTGGGGCAGCACCTGTTCGGGCCGCGGCCGTACGCGGAGGTGCTGCTTGCGGAAGACGAGGGCGGGGTGCAGGGGTTCGCGCTTTTCTTCCACAACTTCAGCACGTGGGAAGGGCGGCCGGGGATCTATCTCGAGGACCTGTTCGTGCGGCCGGGGGCGCGGGGGCGAGGGTACGGGCGGGCGCTGCTGGCGCGGCTGGCGGCGCTGGCGGTGGAGCGCGGGTGCGCCCGGCTGGAGTGGGCAGTGCTCGACTGGAACGAGCCGGCGATCGGGTTTTACCGGGCCCTCGGCGCGGTGGCGATGGACGAATGGACGACTTATCGGCTGACCGGCGAGGCGCTCGCGCGGCTCGCAGATGCGGGGCGCGACGCCGACGGGTGAGGGTTTTCCCCGAAAGACGGGAGCGTTCCGGGTTGGTTTGGTGGTGGGAAGCGGTGGTATAGTGGCCGACGGTGCCGGCGGGGTCCTGGCAGCTTTGGCTGCCGGGGGCATCGTGTCATTCCCCCGTGACCAACACTGTGAGCTGGAGGACGGTCGCCCGTGACCGAGCCACTCCAGGTTGGCCAGTTCGCGA from Tepidiforma thermophila encodes the following:
- a CDS encoding GNAT family N-acetyltransferase yields the protein MRVRFAGPGDLDVIIELIRALAEYEREPDAVRLERDRLGQHLFGPRPYAEVLLAEDEGGVQGFALFFHNFSTWEGRPGIYLEDLFVRPGARGRGYGRALLARLAALAVERGCARLEWAVLDWNEPAIGFYRALGAVAMDEWTTYRLTGEALARLADAGRDADG